In Agromyces sp. Leaf222, the genomic window AGTGCCGCCACCGAACCGAGCAGCCGATCGGCCGCCATCGTGTACTGCGCGAGGTCGTTCGTGCCGATCGAGGCGAAGTCCGTCACGGCGAGCACGCGATCGGCGATGAGCGCGGCCGAGGGCGTCTCGACCATGACCCCGGCGACCGCAACGCCGAGTTCCTTCGCGAGCTCCGTGAAGTAGCGTGCCTCCTCGACGGTCGCCACCATCGGCGCCATCACCTGCAGCTCGGCGTCGGTCGCGGCATCCGCCTGGGCCAGCGCGGTCAGCTGGTCGCGCAGCACCGGCTCGGCTGCTCGAAGGGCACGGATGCCGCGGAGCCCGAGCGCCGGGTTCGGCTCGACGTCGTCGTTGACGAACGAGAGCGGCTTGTCGGCGCCCGCGTCCAGCACGCGCACGACGACCTTCCGGCCGGGGAACGCCTCGAGCAGCCGCACGTACTCGACGCGCTGCTCCTCGACGGTCGGCGCGCGGTCGGCGTCAAGGAACAGGAACTCCGTGCGGAAGAGGCCGACGCCCTCGGCGCCGAGACGCACCGCCTCGGCGGCGCCGTCGGCAGATCCGAGGTTCGCCAGGAGCGGCACTGGCGTGCCATCGGCGAGCCGGCCGGGTTCGAGCGGCGCGGCGGCGAGCGTCGCTCGGTCGGCGATCCGTCGCTCCGCGTCGGCGAGCTGCGCGGGCGTCGGGGCGACCGTCACCGTGTCGGCGCCCGCATCGACGATGACCACCTCCCCGTCGGCGAGGGTCGATGCGTCGCGCACGCCGACGATCGCGACGATGGACTTCTCCCGAGCCAGGATCGCGGTGTGCGAGGTGGGTCCCCCCTCAGCGGTGACGAGGGCGCGCACCTGGTCGAGGTCGAGGGTCGCGGTATCGGCCGGTGAGAGGTCGCGCGCGACGAGGACGAACGGATGCCCCGGCGCCGGCACGCCCGGAGCGGGCACCCCGGCGAGATGGGCGCGCACTCGCTGCGAGATGTCGTCGAGGTCGGCGGCCCGCTCCGCGAGGTACCCGCCCATGGCCGCGAGCGTGTCGCGGTAGCCGGCGAACGCGTCGAAGACCGCCCGCTCGGCCGTGGCGCCGCCCTGCACCCGATTCGCGACCTCGGTCGCGAGGGTCGGATCGGCCGCCATGAGGGCCTGGGCCTCGAGCACCTCCTTCGCGGCTCCGCCGGCGGTGCGGCCCCGCTCGGCGAGGTCTGCTGCGGTCGCCGAGAGCGCGTCGGCGGCACGCCCTGCCTCGATGTCGGGCGTACGTTCGCTCGGGTGGTCGACGGGCTCTGGGAGCGGATCCTCCATGCGGACCACCGGGCCGATCGCGATGCCTCCGCCGACTCCGGTTCCCGTGAGCTGCATCGTCGCCCCTCTCATCGCGTTCGATCGGCGTCGCGCGAGCGCAGACGCTCCCCCGCCTTCACCCTACCCAGCCGCGGTGCGACAGGCGAGGCCCGGCATCGGGCGCCGAGGGCACGGTGGGCACCGTCGGCGCGAGGCTCAGGCGATCGGGACCGGCACGATGCCGAAGGGCGCGAGGCCGGCGGCTCCGCCGTCCTCGGCGGTGAGCACCCAGATGCCGTCGTCGTGCACGGCGATGGAGTGCTCCCAGTGCGCGGAATCCGCGCCGTCCGACGTGGTCACGGTCCAGCCGTCGTCGCGGATGAAGGTCTCGATCGATCCTGCGACGACCATCGGCTCGATCGCCACGACGAGTCCCGGACGAACCGCGGGCCCGCGCCGATCGACCCGGTAGTTGAACACCGGCGGCTCCTCGTGCATCGACCGACCGATGCCGTGGCCGACGTAGTCGGTCAGGATGCCGTACGAGCCGGCGTCCTCGATGTACTCCTCGATCGCGTCGCCGACCTCATTGAGGCGGCCGGCCGTCGCCAACGCGGCGATGCCCCGCCAGAGCGAGCCCTCGGTGACCCGGCTGAGCTGGGTTCGAGAGGCCACGAGCTCCGGACGCTCTGAGTCGGGAATGACGACGGTGAACGCGGCGTCGCCGTTCCAGCCATCGACCTCGGCCCCACCGTCGACCGAGACGATGGCACCCGGCCGGAACGGTCGGTCGGTCGGGATGCCGTGCACCACGTCATCGTCGACCGAGACGCAGAGGGTGTGACCGTAGCCGGGTTCGAGCTTGAAGTTGGAACGCCCACCGAGTTCGACGATGACGCGGTCGGCCGCGGCATCCAGTTCGAGTCCGTTCGCCCCTGGGGCGATCAGGCGTCGCGCCTCGGCCAGCGCCGCAGCGGTTGCGGCGCCGGCCGGGCGCATCGCGCGCAGCTCGCGCGCGGACTTGTAGATCGACCGCCGGAACACGCCGGGTCAGGCAGCCGCGCCGTTGCCGCCCGAGCCTTCGGCGACGAAGCCGCGGGCCTCGAGGGCGTCGAAGATGCGCTGCGTGACCTCGTCGAGCGATCCGACGCCGTCGATGCGCAGCACCAGGCCCTGCTCCCGATAGACGTCGAGGATCGGCGCCGTCTCGCGCTCGTAGATGGCGAGCCGGTTCGCGATGACCTCTTCGGTGTCATCGGTGCGCCCCTGCTTGACCGCACGGTCGTGCAGGCGGGCGATGCTCTCGTCGCGCGGGACCTCGAGCTCGATCACGGCGTCGAGTGCCTCGCCGCGACCGTCGAGGAAGCCGGCGAGGTCGTCGACCTGGCCGCGGTTGCGCGGGTAGCCGTCGAGGAGGAACCCACGTGCCGCATCGGGCTGTGCGAGCCGATCCCGCACGAGCTCGCTCGTGAGGGCGTCGGGAACCAGGTCGCCTGCCTCGATGATCGCCTGCACGCGCTTGCCCAGCTCGGTGCCGCCCGACACGTTCGCCCGGAAGATGTCTCCGGTCGCGACCTGCGGAACGCCGAACGCCTCTGCGACGAGCACGCCCTGCGTTCCCTTGCCGGAGCCCTGCGGCCCGACGATCAGGAAGCGGGCGGAGCCGGTTGCCGACGCGGTCATCGAAGGAGACCTTCGTAGTGGCGCTGCTGGAGCTGCGCGTCGATCTGCTTCACGGTCTCGAGACCGACGCCGACGATGATGAGGATCGAGGCGCCGCCGAACGGGAAGTTCGCGTTGGCGCCGACGAGGCTCAGGGCGATGAGCGGGATCAGCGCGATGAGGCCGAGGTAGAGCGAACCGGGCAGCGTGACGCGGGTCAGCACGTAGTCGAGGTACTCGGCCGTCGGGCGACCGGCACGGATGCCGGGGATGAAGCCGCCGTACTTCTTCATGTTCTCGGCGACCTCGTCGGGGTTGAAGGTGATCGCCACGTAGAAGTACGTGAACCCGACGATGAGCAGGAAGTACAGGAGCATGTAGAGCGGGTGGTCGCCCTTGGTGAGGTAGTTCGTGATCCACACGACCCAGGCCTGGGGTTCCTCGCCCTGCGCCGGCTGGTTGAACTGCGCGATGAGCGCGGGCAGGTACAGCAGCGACGAGGCGAAGATGACGGGCACGACGCCGGCCATGTTGACCTTGATGGGGATGTACGTGTTGTTGCCGCCGTAGGTGCGGCGGCCGACCATGCGCTTGGCGTACTGCACCGGAACGCGCCGCTGCGACTGCTCGACGAACACCACCGCGACGACGATCAGCAGACCGACCGCCAACACGACGAAGAAGGTGTCGAGACCGCGAGCCTGCGCGATCGACCAGAGCGAACCGGGGAACGTCGAGGCGATCGACGTGAAGATCAGGAGCGACATGCCGTTGCCGATGCCGCGCTCGGTGATGAGCTCACCCATCCACATGATGAGTCCGGTACCGGCCGTCATGGTGATGACCATGAGCAGGATCGCGTACCAGGCGTCGTTCGTGATCAGCTGCGAGCACGAGGGGTCGCCCGAGGGGAACAGGGCGCCCGAGCGGGCGACCGTGATCAGCGTCGTCGACTGCAGGACGCCGAGGGCGATCGTCAGGTAGCGGGTGTACTGCGTGAGGCGTCCCTGGCCCGACTGGCCCTCCTTGTAGAGGGTCTCGAAGTGGGGGATGACCACGCGGAGGAGCTGCACGATGATCGACGCCGTGATGTACGGCATGATGCCGAGCGCGAAGATCGACAGCTGGAGCAGCGCGCCGCCGGAGAAGAGGTTGACGAGTTCGTAGAGCCCGGTCGTGCTCTGGCTTGCCGCGAGACATGCCTGCACGTTCCCGAAATCGACGAACGGCGCCGGGATGAACGAGCCGAGTCGGAACAGGGCGACGATGCCCAGCGTGAACCCGAGCTTGCGGCGAAGATCCGGCGTGCGGAAGATCCGCCCGATGGCGTTGAACACTCGTCCTCCTGTTGCTCCGTCATGGAGTCAGTCCAAATATGGCTCGAGCCTGTCGAGACCCCCGTGAATCATACGCGAGGTCCCGACAGGCTCGAACTCGATGTGGTGCTTTGGTCTTACTTGACCGAGCCGCCGGCGGCAACGATCTTCTGCTCGGCGGAGCCGGAGACCTTGTCGACGACGACGTTGAGCTTGACCTGGAGGTCGCCGTTGCCGAGCACCTTGACGCGCTCGTTCTTGCGCACGGCGCCCTTCTCGACGAGATCGGCGATGGTGACATCGCCGCCCTTCGGGTAGAGCTCGGCCAGCTTGTCCAGGTTCACGACCTGGTACTCCACGCGGAACGGGTTCTTGAAGCCGCGCAGCTTCGGCGCACGCATGTGGTACGGAAGCTGTCCACCCTCGAAACCGGGGCGGATGTTGTTGCGGGCCTTCGAGCCCTTGGTGCCGCGACCGGCCGTCTTGCCCTTGGAACCTTCACCGCGTCCGACGCGGGTCTTGTCCTTCTTGGCACCGGGAGCCGGACGAAGGTGGTGCACCTTCAGGACCTGCTCGCGCTTCTCGGCCACGTCGGCCTTCGGAGCGGCCTTCTTCGCGGGGGCCTTCTTCGCAGGAGCCTTCTCGGCAGCGGCGTCGTCAGCCTTCGCAGCGGCGGCCTTGGCCGGCGCCTTCTTCGCGGCAGCAGCCTTGGGAGCTGCGGCCTTCTCGGCGGCGGGCTTGGCCGCAGCCTTCTTCGCGGGAGCCTTCTTGGGGGCTTCTGCGGCGGCGTCGATCTTCTCGTCAGCCATTAGTCAATCTCCTCAACCTTCACGAGGTGAGCGACGGTGTTGACGTACCCACGGTTCTGCGGGTTGTCCTCACGCACGACCGACTGGCCGATTCGCTTGAGTCCGAGGCTACGCAGCGTGTCACGCTGGTACTGCTTCTCGCTCACCTTGGACTTGATCTGGGTCACCTTGAGCTGCTTGGCCATCAGGCACCTGCCTTCGCTGCTGCAGCGGCCTCGGCCGCCTGAGCCTCGGCACGCAGCAGACGGGCCGGTGCGACCTCGTCGTAGGCGAGGCCACGGCGGGCTGCCACTGCGCGCGGCTCTTCGAGCTGCTTCAGGGCCTCGACCGTTGCGTGCACGATGTTGATCGTGTTCGACGAGCCGAGCGACTTGCTCAGCACGTCGTGGATGCCGGCGCACTCGAGCACGGCGCGCACGGGACCACCGGCGATGACACCGGTACCGGGCGACGCCGGACGCAGGAGCACGACACCGGCCGCTGCCTCACCCTGGACGGGGTGGGGAATGGTCGCGCCGATGCGCGGGACGCGGAAGAAGTTCTTCTTCGCCTCCTCGACGCCCTTCGAGATCGCGGTCGGGACTTCGCGGGCCTTGCCGTAGCCGACGCCCACGAGGCCGTTGCCATCGCCCACGACGACGAGCGCCGTGAAGCTGAAGCGACGACCGCCCTTGACGACCTTCGACACGCGGTTGATGGTCACGACGCGCTCGAGGAACTGGCTCTTCTCGGCGTCGCGGCCACCGCGGTCGCGGCCACCCTGGTTGCGGTCACGACCGCCGCCACGACGGTTGTCGCGCTCGTTGCGAGCCGGCTCAGAAGCAGCTGCCGTCTCGACGGGTGCCTCTGCAGTCACCTCGGTCTCCTTAACAGTGTTCTCACTCACAGGTTGAGCCCTGCCTCTCGCGCTCCATCGGCGATCGCTGCGACACGACCGGCGTACTTGTTGCCGCCGCGGTCGAAGACGACCGACTCGACGCCGGCCTGCTTCGCACGCTCTGCGACCAGCTCGCCGACCTTCTTGGCCTTGGCGGTCTTGTCACCGTCGAACGCACGGAGGTCTGCCTCCATGGTCGAGGCGCTGGCGACGGTCAGGCCCTTGCTGTCGTCGACGACCTGCACGAACACGTGACGGGCCGAACGGGTGACGACGAGGCGCGGGCGCAGCTCGGTGCCGACGACCTTCTTGCGAAGGCGGGTGTGGCGGCGCGAACGCGCAGCCGTCTTGGTCTTCACAGCCA contains:
- the ptsP gene encoding phosphoenolpyruvate--protein phosphotransferase — protein: MQLTGTGVGGGIAIGPVVRMEDPLPEPVDHPSERTPDIEAGRAADALSATAADLAERGRTAGGAAKEVLEAQALMAADPTLATEVANRVQGGATAERAVFDAFAGYRDTLAAMGGYLAERAADLDDISQRVRAHLAGVPAPGVPAPGHPFVLVARDLSPADTATLDLDQVRALVTAEGGPTSHTAILAREKSIVAIVGVRDASTLADGEVVIVDAGADTVTVAPTPAQLADAERRIADRATLAAAPLEPGRLADGTPVPLLANLGSADGAAEAVRLGAEGVGLFRTEFLFLDADRAPTVEEQRVEYVRLLEAFPGRKVVVRVLDAGADKPLSFVNDDVEPNPALGLRGIRALRAAEPVLRDQLTALAQADAATDAELQVMAPMVATVEEARYFTELAKELGVAVAGVMVETPSAALIADRVLAVTDFASIGTNDLAQYTMAADRLLGSVAALQDPWHPAVLRLIGEVGAAGAKTGRPVGVCGEAAADPLLAVVLVGLGVTSLSMSPSAIAEVRSSLLGFARADAERFARAALATDGASEARGAVREAVAAMRGDSDAGSLNRGG
- the map gene encoding type I methionyl aminopeptidase, which codes for MFRRSIYKSARELRAMRPAGAATAAALAEARRLIAPGANGLELDAAADRVIVELGGRSNFKLEPGYGHTLCVSVDDDVVHGIPTDRPFRPGAIVSVDGGAEVDGWNGDAAFTVVIPDSERPELVASRTQLSRVTEGSLWRGIAALATAGRLNEVGDAIEEYIEDAGSYGILTDYVGHGIGRSMHEEPPVFNYRVDRRGPAVRPGLVVAIEPMVVAGSIETFIRDDGWTVTTSDGADSAHWEHSIAVHDDGIWVLTAEDGGAAGLAPFGIVPVPIA
- a CDS encoding adenylate kinase; this encodes MTASATGSARFLIVGPQGSGKGTQGVLVAEAFGVPQVATGDIFRANVSGGTELGKRVQAIIEAGDLVPDALTSELVRDRLAQPDAARGFLLDGYPRNRGQVDDLAGFLDGRGEALDAVIELEVPRDESIARLHDRAVKQGRTDDTEEVIANRLAIYERETAPILDVYREQGLVLRIDGVGSLDEVTQRIFDALEARGFVAEGSGGNGAAA
- the secY gene encoding preprotein translocase subunit SecY; this encodes MFNAIGRIFRTPDLRRKLGFTLGIVALFRLGSFIPAPFVDFGNVQACLAASQSTTGLYELVNLFSGGALLQLSIFALGIMPYITASIIVQLLRVVIPHFETLYKEGQSGQGRLTQYTRYLTIALGVLQSTTLITVARSGALFPSGDPSCSQLITNDAWYAILLMVITMTAGTGLIMWMGELITERGIGNGMSLLIFTSIASTFPGSLWSIAQARGLDTFFVVLAVGLLIVVAVVFVEQSQRRVPVQYAKRMVGRRTYGGNNTYIPIKVNMAGVVPVIFASSLLYLPALIAQFNQPAQGEEPQAWVVWITNYLTKGDHPLYMLLYFLLIVGFTYFYVAITFNPDEVAENMKKYGGFIPGIRAGRPTAEYLDYVLTRVTLPGSLYLGLIALIPLIALSLVGANANFPFGGASILIIVGVGLETVKQIDAQLQQRHYEGLLR
- the rplO gene encoding 50S ribosomal protein L15 → MADEKIDAAAEAPKKAPAKKAAAKPAAEKAAAPKAAAAKKAPAKAAAAKADDAAAEKAPAKKAPAKKAAPKADVAEKREQVLKVHHLRPAPGAKKDKTRVGRGEGSKGKTAGRGTKGSKARNNIRPGFEGGQLPYHMRAPKLRGFKNPFRVEYQVVNLDKLAELYPKGGDVTIADLVEKGAVRKNERVKVLGNGDLQVKLNVVVDKVSGSAEQKIVAAGGSVK
- the rpmD gene encoding 50S ribosomal protein L30 → MAKQLKVTQIKSKVSEKQYQRDTLRSLGLKRIGQSVVREDNPQNRGYVNTVAHLVKVEEID
- the rpsE gene encoding 30S ribosomal protein S5 — encoded protein: MTAEAPVETAAASEPARNERDNRRGGGRDRNQGGRDRGGRDAEKSQFLERVVTINRVSKVVKGGRRFSFTALVVVGDGNGLVGVGYGKAREVPTAISKGVEEAKKNFFRVPRIGATIPHPVQGEAAAGVVLLRPASPGTGVIAGGPVRAVLECAGIHDVLSKSLGSSNTINIVHATVEALKQLEEPRAVAARRGLAYDEVAPARLLRAEAQAAEAAAAAKAGA
- the rplR gene encoding 50S ribosomal protein L18 — translated: MAVKTKTAARSRRHTRLRKKVVGTELRPRLVVTRSARHVFVQVVDDSKGLTVASASTMEADLRAFDGDKTAKAKKVGELVAERAKQAGVESVVFDRGGNKYAGRVAAIADGAREAGLNL